caaagtcaaagcgtatgttcaattgcgagtgaattttaacatgcaagacaaggacgtgtctcttgaagagttacacaagttacttgtgcaagccgaaagagacatggggttaaatcttaacccacctaaggacgtgcttaatataagcactaagagcaaagggaggttcaaaaagaatgggaaaaagggtaagaggcaagctcccatgtccaccaaggctaagacttttgaagctagcacttccaagaacAAGAAGGATCCttttgataaatgtcattattgtaatggtgttggacattggaaaaggaattgttccaagtatcttggtgacatcaaagctggaaagatcactccagtaggtaaatgactatcctttcttttatgtttctaattcaactatggtattttgatacaaagttgtgataatgtatcccctttttattgtaaatatggcctcctccaagcaaagacaagggaaaggaaaagcaagcttgaggaaTCATCAataagctaggagtagctaccaatgaagcttggctttttattattgtcttattttaagttgtgtttcggatttttagaactattttgatttccgtgttcgacatggaaatggttgtaacacccccatactccaagtgccttaccaggaccactcaggtataaggatgccaccatctcggttgcccgaggcatgatattcataagacaataaagaaacaactttaaataatataactttagtgaaaagtacatctgataccaaatcccaaaatacgggtacaagttcttaaaaccaactgtctactgaaatactggaatgtcataaaactaaaagactacagcggaagacttctatcgtcagacggtggcacatcccaactATCCTATTACTCAACTCAAAACTGCTCAATtctctgctcaccatcctcgaatggatcaccgcaggttttacaaaacaacaaccgggtcagtactaatcacacaactcaatatatatatcaacaagaaGATAAAAAATGAtgccttaaccgtcacacatacacataattactccaatcccatcaatctcaatcactgactgtccactggaccagccctgccagtgggggaccgcagccgtacccaccaaatccccgctcttcaCAATGAGCGAattccctgttcattaatgtgcacatccccttccgtggcgggttccacgaagggcgaaactagggcgtgaagccactcccgcaagtgaccccactcagccgagaatgcatctcgagaaccatagacaaccaatcacaatcacaaccacagccgtcacaatacaattactatatcaaacaatcaatctcaacacatcaacaatcatccctttatgggactaatactgagtaggaaatcctacctggaaagcacaactatcagacggtctctacagctgtatcaaaaaggctcttctacaaaacctcctcctatcatacaaacatacaaacactaccgaatcacaatctacacaaaaacccccaaatccccatattagggtttaaccaacttaaaggaaaaacagtaaaaagggtacatagatcttaccctcgacgcaaggattccaacggtataacaaacgatgaaaaccgaccttccaaactccgggatttgctaacaatgcgattagggtGATGAAcctacttgctttctctctttgacagtaaattaggttttagaaaagtgtttagaatgatgacggaaaagattatataccttaatcgcataattaacaaaacccgagaaataactccccgtaaaccggctactcgatcaagtagctaaggtactcgatcgagtacccccctactcgatcgagtatcgtagttactcgatcgagtacccaacaggtcagaaactattttaaaacgcaactcacccttactcgacagagtaaggcctactcgatagagtacccagagacttataaatacggagtattacaatggttgatcctttctaaacaaggGTTGTATTTTAGATTATGGTGGCTTgatttgcaacccaagtcaccccttttatcgtatttgtttgttctaaaaattcgtctttatatgcttgcacatagaaacataagatcatctacttaaagtgatccaatagacaactataatgatgggattcattatatgtccacaagcttaaagcttgtgtatgatcaattataaagtgatgttgagttgatgaactctcctaaaggaatgtcaattaccaagtacactcatcaaatctaaaactattagtcaatctatgagatagtcctccttatacttcaaaatcattatttgtgtctcataaactatctttgaatatttagtgtatttattctaaagatagagtgggagaaaaatgaagacacaaagaatacaaagaataatttgtatacttgagtaaatgagatctatgaaagaaagaatgatttgtatacctaaatagaaagtatacacgaatagatgagatctatggtctcgaatagatgagatctacatgacaaaacagaccaagtgaagtaatcaaaagaatatgttcctaagataactacacgaggagaccaaaagaaagttttgatagaaaatgactaaagaagatAGAAATGAGTAAAGAAAatctcaacaagagattttgctagtttatgaacCACATATGACAatgagtttcaatattgatatttacttaagagcctaaatgaaacaaagttgcattcttgaaaataaatgagatttatgactaaaagttgcaaagaaagatatgccgatatctacaagagctaagttaattgttaaccacgctagtgtcattacttaacctcattatgaaaatgaaatggttaaacctccttccggaaaagggtattttgagaaggacgtgtattaaataaaattcacatttaaataatgacattgctacgcatcattttaAAATGAATGAGTAAAAGATTacaaatctctttccataagtttaagattgaaaccttttcaaaataggtattttgaaaagatatgttgggaacatatttggttttatcttaataacttggccaagcaaaatgtatttcaattcttgaaatgtttcaattgagtagtcaattactaAACAtttggaattgagtgggagtttgaaattatcatgtgaagacatggaatttagtgggagcaatcatcctgtaaaatttataactcattactcattgagaatgacgagctagtactatctttcacaaagaagtatttgagttttcaattatggatgaaaatggactatgatgaatccaatcacatcatgggatgttggataggtattgagatatacacatcaaatcaacgagaaatgtaggttattcatatcgatgaaaatggaatcaccataagcagtcatggtcattcattgaacctaagaatggttgatcacatgattaaagattactaatgtttccgccattagaataatcatgtacatgtccaataatgaatcatatgcttaagagcatgatgagtcattagcaagccatagaagaatcgtcatgaattctcgaggagaactaatgagctattctagtgtttgacataacactctgttatgtgacaagaagttgcacatattgaagctcgaaaacgcgtaaggatttatgaaaatcctaagctattcaagctaaaaagagaaataagaagtttgaaagatacttagttatagtaagaagttactaaaaactagtattttctaatatgctaggacttatgagaagtactaggctaatcatcttgacaactgttgcaagaccctacaaaacgtatacctagtacattgcgagttggtagaacacttgaccagtgcaagttatatcatccaccataattcgttggttatgtgataaacaacaagaaagttctttcaagataaagaacctaaacctaggttgggaacctagatgtgcacttgataaggttcatgctatgagagataacatgaatataaaggaaagtgcaatacaagaagtatgaacacatggacacatggtatgttaaacttctattgcaatcgactagtgtttacacacttacaatatacatcataaggttgtaatatggtattgactacccgaatgtgatgttgacattcgtcgtttgagttattatttacTCAcctttactttgttatatccaaacgggttgtagagacaattaaaccccgttaaagtgaacacggattagcattgtattcgcccatagtcacttacatgaggtgacgtctcgaagtgactagagtgtgatgcgattgatggcaagttcaaatgccatagagtcatatgagatgactagtcgatcacatatgcagactgttaggaacactttgtcgggccttatgaccgcttatagagttctggcaaatttatatagcctggtcgtggcgagagctactatagtattctaatgagtcgattcttttgactaaagactattcgcctaaggtggcacagtttcagattaactttaatttgtgttactacgaccttcgtaaatggggtcaaatgggcatattttgggttatgatggatatggatagtcgaagggaataagtgcgataggaattgtccaccccttgtcagggttataacaatatctgaaggccactcgaggagtaatgaactggaaatgcgtggccacgctcggaaggtatctatggtagataattccggtcaatcagttattctccggatcgaggaaaccactctcgatatggtcacttgcaagtacgacctgaaagacaccttgcattgagtgggagatagtaatgggacaagagaattggtgacgcacacttgtcgaggacaagtgggagattgttggaatatgtatcctccgacaataatgcgatcacaactgttgatcatgatgatcacatgtttaaatctcatttttagaatacatgtgggatgtaatattttacagtcaactggtccacacatatcggtaatgattggctgactagagattgacattactgtcgtgcgacggtggtgatcagttgatccccttaggtcatacctaaatggtaacactcttaattgattatttaattgatcgtatgtcgatacaggttaattaaattacttaaaattgacggacgattttggaagtaatatttacgtgtctcattgtaatttgattaaataagatacggtctaagtgatcgaattgttttattacttggatgaaattattgtttacggaaacaattgaaacggaatgaataaattattataaatacataatgttgtaatttatgactcgggaacccattacggtacaagtaattatgaattactaggttaattttataagtgaaatattttattaatatgttgatttttaattgttaaaaatacattttatacacataatgtcatggaacatgttacatgtgacaaattgacaaataaattgtaaaatggactttccattttacaatatatgtaccgaaataatggggtgggttgggatttatattatgttttataaTATATAAGAAGCAAAATCATTAACCTAattgatagccatgcacacctagttgcttttgtgaagagcatcttggtcatgcattggcccttgccaccccTCCTATACCCGGTTTTCAAAGGGCCatattagagagtttttctctctaatttttattCATAACTTCAcataaaatttctagtgtaagaaattttttctttcctctctacatcttataaaaattagagagataataacTCCAAAAAATTCCtttctctataccgaaataatagagaccaaaataaatattttgggtcaatttttagtaagattaatattgttctagttcatataatattagtttttaagaggttatcttgggtattcatatttgggagggattctatccttgaatcctagttcttccatttgtaaggaaagctcaagaacaagtgagaaggagaactcacttgtgccctaaatccgaaactactatagtaagaatgacgatttcttcacttgtctatttttgtttgcatgcataagatctagatttaattttatgactaaattaaatatcacatatatgaatatgttatataatgagattATTAAATTCTAACAACATACCCATGCATTCCCGTGAAAACAACCCACACATCCCCCATAATCACGGTTTTTAAACCGTGATCAACACCTCACCAAAACACGCCTATCACGACACCCCTACCCACCGTCAGCACCACCCATTCCTGCAACCACTAAGATGCAACCCAACACACCCcgacaaccaacaaccaccatcCAAACCGCCACCAGCGCCCAAAATTCTCACGCCCTAAACACTACCACGATACTactaataccgaaaacccgacaccatCCTCACACTCAACCTCACCACCTTTGGCCACCACCGCAGTCACCACAAACCAACGGTGGTTCTATGGGTAGTCCCATGTCCTCCTCGACCCCACCACACCTACCACGGCAGCCCACCAGACCCGATAGCAACAACCCAGCCCCAATCCCTTGTTTCACGTGTTTCTAGCCACCACAACCGCCAAGCAGCCGCCTTTATCCACCCTAACACCTACCCAGATACCGAAAAACTCCCCTGAACGCTAGCCACCCTAGGTTGGTCCTACACGAGGCAAGCCAAGACACCCACGACTCTTTTACCACACAAACACCCACAAACAACCACTATCTCGACATCAATCGTACCAACTACCACCTAGACACCACTAGGACCGCCCACCACCGACCATACCAACCACCCAGGTTTTACGTTCATACGACAACCACACAAGACACTATCTTCGTCTTAAGGTTAACGGCACACCCTCGTTTAGACGCCAATCCCGCCTCCCAtggtggtcaacgacggtcaacaagGGTCCTGTTGTAATCTCGACGGTCAAGGTAAACTAATAAGGTCATCGACAGTATTCACGGTGGTCCATACAGTGTATAAACGTTAACTTAAAttattaagacgatataaacataTATTACGATGatctttaccttttatcgctattTGCTCCTTCCGTCTTTTAaatctccttcttctttctttctttgtgaattatttttcagatatcatggtatttatagttTAAGTTTAGAgtgtatatgaggccaattaggaaactattgccttattctgtttattattaggaattaccatattattattatacttattatattattatcaaATCCCGACCactactcatactaggcctaatataataaGCCTATTAATCCATATCACACGGCACAAGgcttaagtgactttaagtccaatgCCCGACtcgcttacttactttattatttaattaacgtcttatttgcaattattattagaaatgctattaattaattatttaaattacataaattcttttcataaattattattaaattacggggtattatagtcttccccccttaaaatgaacttcgtcctgaagttaGCCCATAACTACTATAATAACATctataaacatccacacaacCGAGCACAATCCAACTTATGGGTACACaatcatccatttacgattatcaactgCACCACTCTTATCACAAGTTGTCACCATAATAACTCAAAATATTTttagtatcacattccttcccaTTAAAAATAAACtccgtcctcgaagttcgagatatcaaacaacaggaataaacaaaccatttgttgtaacatcacaaaacatgtaatacacattggaacataagacaactattattttCAGAAAGTGTGGAGACCTGTATAGAGGACTACTTCTGGTGTGTCTAATCCTGGTCCTTCTCAGGTGGTTCAGCCTGTTGAAGTTCCTTTTGGGGGACCTATTTATCATGATTCCAGTCTTCTTATTCCTGTGTCTATCCTGCAACAAGTGACTAGGTTGGAGCATCAGTCACCACAGAATCATTTGTCACCAGCAAAGACATTTGTGGCTGCTGTTACTACTAGTTTAGGGAATGAGACTCAATTGCAAGGGGGATTGGAAGAACCACCAGATATAGTTAATCATGAGTAACATTGGTTGTTGGAATGTGCGGTGAATAAATAGAGTTAGTAAGCAGCTAGATGTTAACAAAGTTCTTCATCAAAATAATATTGGACTATTTGGGTTAGTTGAAACAAAAATAAAGCTGCAGGATTTTGTTTCTGTGTTTAATAATATTGTTTCTCAGTGGCAGGGAGTCAATAATAATCTTTATCATCAAAGGGGTAGGGTTGGGGTTATTTGGAATCCTCAAATCTTTCAGGTGACTCTGCTTCATGCTAATGCTCAATGTATTACTGTTAAAGTTGTTGAGATAGCTTCTGGGGATACTTTTTTATGTTCTGTGGTATATGGGTTTAATGATGCTGGTTAGAGAACTTACTTGTGGAATTATTTGAAAGATATTCATGATGGTTATCAGGGTCCTTGGTGTGTTTGTGGTGACTTTAACAATGTCTTGAATTATAATGAAAGAATAGGAGGGGAGGTGACCTGGGAAGACATTGCTGAGTTTAGGGAGTGTGTCCATTATTGTGTTCTGTATGATATCAAAAGTCAGGGGGCTTTTTTTACTTGGAATAACAAACACAACCCTTCCTCTAGAGGTTTCTCTAGAATTGATAGGTTTTTGGTAAATGATGAGTGGCTTGCAATGTACCCTGATGCTTATGCACATTTCTTGCCTGAAGGATTATTTGACCACAATCCTTGTGTGTGCTTCAGAACTTCTATCAGACCCCATAGACGTCCTCAGTTTAGGTATTATAATATGTGGAGCCTGGATAGTGAGTATAAGAATATTGTCAGTACTGTTTGGAGTCAAACTGTGAGAGGCTCTCCTATGTTCCAAGTAGTAAGTAAGCTCACGATGTTGAAGAAGCCTTTGAAAACTCTCGACAACAACAGATTTTCTGATGTGGAAAAAGCTGTAGGGGTTGCAAAATCTCTTTTGGAGGACCTGCAGTTACAGATGCATGCCTGTCCTACTGATGCTGCTATTTTGGCAGCTGAAAAAGTGGCAGCTGATTCATATAGGCATCTTTGCAAAGCTCAATACAGCTATTTATGCCAAAAAGCTAAGATCACTTGGACTAAATTTGGTGATGAAAACACTCAGTTTTTTTATAATCAGATTAGGGCCAGACAGGTTCACAATAGAGTCATGTGCATTCAGGGGGTTGATGGTGTGATGTACAATAATCCTACTGATATAGAAGAGGCCTTTCTGCATTATTATAAAGATCTTCTTGGGTCTTCTTAGGTTACCACTCATATCCATGTGCCTACTGTCAGGACAGGTCAGCTGGTAATCCAGGAACATTGCAGTATTCTACTGGCCCCTGTGACCTCTGCTGAGATTAAGGAGTGTATTTTTTCCATCCCTTCAACAAAATCCCCAGGTCCTGATGGCTTCTCCAGTCAATTTTTTAAGGATTCTTAGGACACAGTGGGTGATGCAGTTATCCAGGCTATTCAGAATTTTTTCCAAACTAGTCAGTTGTTAAGGCAGGTAAACACTACTACTTTGACTCTTATACCCAAGGTTACTAACCCTAAGAGTGTGCTTGAATTTCGTCCTATTGCTTGCTGCAATATTATTTACAAAGCTATCACTAAGGTGATGTGTCTTAGGCTCAACAGGGTCTTGCCTGATATTATAAATGAGAGTCAGGGTGGTTTTGTTAAAAATAGAAatattatggagaatattctcaTCTGTCAAGATCTAGTTCGTATGTATAATAGGAAGGTGGCCTCTCCTAGGTGCTTGATCAAAATTGACTTAAAGAAAGCTTATGACTCCGTTGAATGGAATTTTTTGAGTCAAATGCTTAATGCCTTAAAGTTCCCTAAGGGTTTCATTAATTTGGTAATGGCCTGTGTTACTTCTCCTTCCTATTCTTTATCAGTCAATGGCAGCACTTTTGGGTTTTTCCTGGTAAAAGAGGCTTAAGGCAGGGTGATCCCTTATCCCCTCTCCTTTTTACTGTGTGTATGGAGTATTTATCAAGGATCCTGGGTGTGGTAGCCAAGCAAGATGATTTTAGGTTTCATCCTCTTTGTGGTCACACTAGACTTAATCATCTCCTCTTCACTGATGACCTCCTACTATTCTGCAAAGGGAATGAAGCTTCCAGCATGTAGATGTTAAGGGGGTTCTCTACATTCTCCAGTGCTTCTGGTTTGACTCTCAACAAAACCAAGTCTGACATCCTTTTTAATGGGGTGCCCGCTGGTACTATTGCTACTATTTTGCAAGTGTCTGGTTTTCATCATGGGGCTTTACCTTTCAGATACTTGGGAGttccaatttcttccaagaaatTGACTAAGACTGAAGGAATGAAATTGCTTGATAAGATCTTAGCTAGAATCAGAGGTTGGGGTGCCAGACATTTATCTTACTCTGGCAGGCTGGTGTTGGTCCAATCTGTTCTCTCTACCCTTCACTCTTACTGGTCTACTATTTTTGTAATTCCAAGCAACATTTTGAATAGGATCAACTCCTTATGTAGGAATTACTTATGGGGTGGAGAAGCTAATTATAAGAGAGCTCCTAATATCAAGTGGGGAAGTTGTTGCCTACCAAAGGCTGAAGGGGTCTAGGGCTCAAAGATGCTAAGATTTGGAATAGAGCTCTCATTGGGAAGTATGCTTGGTGGTTTGCAACCAAAAAACATCACCTATGGGTAAGATGGGTAAGCAATGTTTATATGAAAGGGACTGAGTGGTCTGGCTATATTCCTCCTCCTGATAGTAGTTGGACCTGGAAGAAAATTACTCACACAATGCAAGCCTTCAAGCAAGCTTATGTTGGTAACAAATGGTTAGACTCTGACAGAGCTTATACTCCTCAGTCAGGTTATGATTGGCTGCGTACTAAACATCCACAAGTTAACTGGAGGTTCCTGTGCTGGAATACAATGAATGTGCCTAAGacttcttttatcttttggtCCTTTATGCATAAGAAACTTCTTACCAAGGAcagattggcaagaatgggaattCTTGCTGATTTGAGTTGTGACATTTGTGCTACCTCAAATGAAGACCATGATCATCTGTTTTACCCCTGCCCTTACAGTGTTATATGTTGCAGATTGCTGCAGCAGCAACTTCATGTTTCATTCAACCTTTTTGAACTGGTTCAATGGTTCTCTACTGTTAGACTCACTGGTTTACAACGCAGATTTATTGGAGCTTGTCATGTGGCTATGATCTACTGGATTTGGATGGTAAGTAATGAGGCTAGGGTGCATACCTATGTGAGAAGACCTGAGGATGTGGTGAATCAGATTATGCAAGACATTCACACTCGTTTTCTGAGGTTGAATCTGAGTGCCATACACACTAAGGACCTTGCTTGGCTCCAAAGTTTACATTTGACTTAGCAAGCTTAGTCTATCACTAGTTTTGTAATGTGATGCATTTGTTTATATATATTCTCATGTACACAACACTATTTGATTGATTCTAATATACTTAatctttccccaaaaaaaaaactattattTTCAACACAACATTGATTGATGgataaaaaaataacaacaatctTCGATTTACCTCTAAATAGCAAAACCACATTATAGTATATTCAaactaactttatttaaactCAACTTCTTTACTTAACtattggcgaatacattgccaggataaataataatctataacaaaagatGCATGCAGTTAATGTAAATAcataggcttagggcaacacattccgcatatcactagacatgtcattctacttcacataatttacaacatcaaaatatcaatgtgcaagagataagaaacaaaacttacattttcaaggataagaaagcatgttacaactttaaaaatcattaataaataataacataattacttccTGAGAACTTATACTTTTAGAAAAATACAGAGAGTTAACAATTCATGAGAGAAATAATCAAGGTCAAAACTCATAAGATCAATTTTTAATGAATTTTACAAAATATTTGgccgaaacagaaattttacagcaacttgtcaaaatcttaggtcaacttgtaaaaatcactataaaatgtcaaaatattatcttgcaacgtggcttatcaatttagaaacatatacgaatcttttAAACAGTGAAGTTAGAATCATACCTAAACAATAAGTAAGTTTTAAATGGCGATTCTTACAAAAACATGGAACGAAAACATCACTATACAGGAATATTAGTCcaccaaaatatttgttttgtcctaaaccgtatattatttaagtATGAAACCAGCGGCATATAAAAGATAACTCACAAggatatcacacataaaaatttcaTGCACAGACATTAAACaggcagtaaatggcagccacatcaatcaagggtaaaattacgagaattcaaccaaatcacattcttcacaatttcacgcaattttccgtaatacttcacatgttaatcataattacgcttcccacatacatgccaacatacttttCTCATATCCACATgcttataacaatgcttaaaatcatatcacatcccctatccttaaagcaaggttacgtccccgtaaccgtagtcatcaatgaaaaccatactcaaacaagacaaacaaaaacTCTTAAGacaaataaacaatattcattttaatttACCCCACAATGTAATATccctcaaggtaaccggttcaaaaccgaaagggccagaagtttggtataaagggccctactcatcccaagcctaaGGGGCTCTTAACattttctacccggggttcattttattagacacatcctttggtcattattattcattggttaggccccaggatcgttttgctctgatagcACTTTATAAAACTcacatttattcaggagcctttagctagatatcccaagtaaatgagagagttaccatctcggtttcccgaggtagtgaataacaaagtccaactcaccaaagtactttaaattaaaacttagcgattacatgtttattacaacttaaccaactaaacttaatataaaataagatacaactcgcaacgaaaataaataaattgattaaataatctatgtggtctagacttctagatAGACTaaccaagtcctcacgcatcccacagctcccaagtcagctaatctttagtacctgtcaaacctgctccccattatggttcatcacaggtgttcacgaataaaaagtcaaccacaaggttgagtaggaataaatacaaACAACAAGAATATACGAAAGGCAGTTCAATTCCATTCACATTGCACTACTCCCTTAAGAACGTGCTCCGTCTCAtaacttagcacacctcccttaacaacgtgctcacattactttggtacccctcccttaaaaCCGTACCACCatcatgtaatagtacccctccctcacaacgtacatattaccattcACCCCAGAGTACacactccctcaacaacgtacatctgACTGTAACACAGCTTATCACAATTTCCACATTCACAATCAACGATAGCAATTTAAACCCATCTTATCATAATTATTAATAACAACCAACACaatgcaatataattctcccttccaacaatcaTAATAATATCAACGTATGAACAATTCACTTATCATATATGATCACTtcc
The Silene latifolia isolate original U9 population chromosome 11, ASM4854445v1, whole genome shotgun sequence genome window above contains:
- the LOC141613722 gene encoding uncharacterized protein LOC141613722, whose protein sequence is MAKEPVNVVQPVEVPFGGPIYHDSSLLIPVSILQQVTRLEHQSPQNHLSPAKTFVAAVTTSLGNETQLQGGLEEPPDIWQGVNNNLYHQRGRVGVIWNPQIFQVTLLHANAQCITVKVVEIASGDTFLCSVGPWCVCGDFNNVLNYNERIGGEVTWEDIAEFRECVHYCVLYDIKSQGAFFTWNNKHNPSSRGFSRIDRFLVNDEWLAMYPDAYAHFLPEGLFDHNPCVCFRTSIRPHRRPQFRYYNMWSLDSEYKNIVSTVWSQTVRGSPMFQVVSKLTMLKKPLKTLDNNRFSDVEKAVGVAKSLLEDLQLQMHACPTDAAILAAEKVAADSYRHLCKAQYSYLCQKAKITWTKFGDENTQFFYNQIRARQVTTHIHVPTVRTGQLVIQEHCSILLAPVTSAEIKEFIQAIQNFFQTSQLLRQVNTTTLTLIPKVTNPKSVLEFRPIACCNIIYKAITKVMCLRLNRVLPDIINESQGGFVKNRNIMENILICQDLVRMYNRKVASPRCLIKIDLKKAYDSVEWNFLSQMLNALKFPKGFINLVMACVTSPSYSLSVNGSTFGFFLVKEA